A genome region from Ralstonia solanacearum K60 includes the following:
- the prfB gene encoding peptide chain release factor 2 (programmed frameshift) has product MEAERLNAIQNTLADLKTRADELRRYLDYDVKSERLVEVDKELESPEVWNDPKRAQELGREKKSLEGVVFALTKLDEDLTGGAELFELAREEGDDDTIEAIEADTAGMRAIVEDMEFRRMFSGPMDAANCFIDIQAGAGGTEACDWASMLLRQYLKYCERKGFKAEVLEESEGDVAGIKSASIKVEGEYAFGFLRTETGVHRLVRKSPFDSAGGRHTSFSSIFVYPEVDDSIEIEVNPADLRVDTYRASGAGGQHINKTDSAVRITHIPTGIVVQCQNDRSQHRNRAEAMTMLKSRLYEHELRKRQAEADKLEASKTDVGWGHQIRSYVLDQSRIKDLRTNVEISNTQKVLDGDLDAFIQASLKQGV; this is encoded by the exons ATGGAAGCAGAACGCCTGAATGCCATCCAGAACACGTTGGCCGACCTGAAGACGCGCGCCGACGAACTTCGGAGGTATCTT GACTACGACGTCAAATCTGAACGTCTAGTCGAAGTCGACAAGGAACTCGAGAGCCCCGAGGTCTGGAACGACCCGAAACGCGCCCAGGAGCTGGGCCGCGAGAAAAAATCGCTCGAAGGCGTGGTCTTTGCGCTGACCAAGCTCGATGAAGACCTCACCGGCGGCGCCGAGCTGTTCGAGCTGGCCCGCGAAGAGGGCGACGACGACACCATCGAGGCCATCGAGGCCGACACCGCCGGCATGCGCGCCATTGTCGAGGACATGGAATTCCGCCGCATGTTCTCCGGCCCGATGGACGCCGCCAATTGCTTCATCGACATCCAGGCCGGCGCCGGCGGCACCGAAGCGTGCGACTGGGCCTCGATGCTGCTGCGCCAGTACCTGAAGTACTGCGAGCGCAAGGGCTTCAAGGCCGAGGTGCTGGAAGAGTCCGAAGGCGATGTCGCCGGCATCAAGAGCGCATCCATCAAGGTCGAGGGCGAATACGCTTTCGGCTTCCTGCGTACCGAGACCGGCGTGCACCGCCTGGTGCGCAAGTCGCCGTTCGACTCGGCGGGCGGGCGCCACACGTCGTTCTCGTCGATCTTCGTATATCCGGAAGTGGACGACTCGATCGAGATCGAGGTCAACCCGGCGGACCTGCGCGTCGATACGTACCGCGCATCCGGCGCGGGCGGCCAGCACATCAACAAGACCGACTCGGCCGTGCGGATCACGCACATCCCGACCGGCATCGTCGTGCAGTGCCAGAACGACCGCTCGCAGCACCGCAACCGCGCCGAGGCCATGACGATGCTGAAGTCGCGCTTGTACGAGCACGAGCTGCGCAAGCGCCAGGCCGAAGCCGACAAGCTGGAAGCCTCCAAGACCGACGTGGGCTGGGGCCACCAGATCCGTTCCTACGTGCTGGACCAGAGCCGCATCAAGGATCTGCGCACCAACGTGGAAATCTCCAACACCCAGAAGGTGCTGGACGGTGACCTCGATGCCTTCATCCAGGCCAGCCTGAAGCAAGGCGTCTAA
- a CDS encoding SDR family oxidoreductase, which produces MADTSLFILTGASRGLGAALAEALLQPGHRLVCVARGDNPALRAQAEQAGVTLDWHPCDLSDARAAEAWMTRTLAALPEHKQVTLVLNAGVVEPIGAIRTLHADALLPHLHLNLAGPMAMTAALLRGTADWGAQRRILAVSSGAARRPVAGWAAYCAGKAGLDMFVRAINAEGDAGTRAVALAPGVLDTDMQRTIRDADFAGVQRFRDLHAHGELVSPRDAARRIVAYLARPDFGATELDDLRNLA; this is translated from the coding sequence ATGGCGGACACGTCCCTGTTCATCCTGACCGGCGCCTCGCGCGGGCTGGGCGCCGCGCTGGCCGAGGCATTGCTGCAGCCGGGCCATCGCCTGGTCTGCGTGGCGCGCGGCGACAACCCGGCGCTGCGCGCGCAGGCCGAGCAGGCCGGCGTGACGCTGGACTGGCACCCGTGCGACCTGTCCGACGCGCGCGCCGCCGAAGCCTGGATGACGCGCACCCTGGCCGCCCTGCCCGAGCATAAGCAGGTGACGCTGGTGCTGAATGCCGGCGTGGTCGAGCCGATCGGCGCGATCCGCACGCTGCACGCCGACGCACTGCTGCCGCACCTGCACCTGAATCTGGCCGGCCCGATGGCCATGACCGCCGCCCTGCTGCGCGGCACCGCCGACTGGGGCGCGCAACGCCGCATCCTGGCGGTGTCCTCGGGCGCGGCGCGGCGGCCGGTCGCCGGCTGGGCCGCGTACTGCGCCGGCAAGGCGGGCCTGGACATGTTCGTGCGCGCCATCAACGCCGAGGGCGATGCCGGTACGCGCGCCGTGGCGCTGGCCCCGGGCGTGCTCGACACCGACATGCAGCGCACCATCCGCGATGCCGACTTCGCCGGCGTGCAGCGCTTTCGCGATCTGCACGCGCACGGCGAACTGGTCTCGCCGCGGGACGCCGCCCGGCGCATCGTCGCCTACCTCGCCCGGCCGGATTTCGGCGCGACCGAGCTCGACGACCTGCGCAACCTCGCCTGA